A region from the uncultured Sunxiuqinia sp. genome encodes:
- a CDS encoding FecR family protein, which yields MSDSLKKRINEYVRTSDSLDEEFVLDSYLDSKNEDNLKNIAKEHWEKSSSSKIDLRHVLNSIHFYINSKSNQTSTKTKFLQTYYRAAAMLLIPLLIASLYLAVQSYTQSHTYAQIEAPRGSRVHFSLPDGSVGYLNGGSQMKYSTNFTKERNVILSGEGYFEVEKDKNHPFTVETEHAKIQVLGTKFDVCAYPKDNEVITTLEEGEVQITSAQDKQKATLQPGEQNRLNIQTGEMVNSNVDTKLYTSWKEQILRFDNATFYEVVKKMERWYGVNIKLDRELFHGENYTLTIKTESLREMLQLLSITAPIEYSIKEDHVEISQKVN from the coding sequence ATGTCCGACTCACTAAAAAAACGAATTAACGAATATGTCCGCACTTCAGATAGTCTGGATGAAGAATTCGTATTAGACTCTTATCTCGATTCAAAGAACGAGGATAATCTTAAAAACATCGCCAAAGAACACTGGGAGAAATCTTCATCTTCAAAGATCGATTTACGACACGTACTTAACAGTATCCATTTCTACATCAATTCCAAATCGAATCAAACTTCTACTAAAACGAAATTCCTACAGACGTATTATCGAGCTGCAGCAATGCTGTTAATTCCCTTGCTTATAGCCAGTCTCTACTTGGCTGTTCAAAGTTATACCCAATCACATACGTATGCCCAAATTGAAGCCCCAAGAGGTTCCAGAGTGCATTTTTCGCTTCCAGATGGAAGTGTCGGTTATTTAAATGGAGGTTCACAGATGAAATATTCCACCAACTTCACGAAGGAAAGGAACGTGATTCTTTCGGGCGAAGGGTATTTTGAAGTAGAAAAAGATAAAAACCATCCATTCACCGTTGAGACTGAGCATGCAAAAATTCAGGTACTCGGCACAAAGTTTGACGTTTGCGCTTACCCAAAAGACAACGAAGTAATAACTACGCTTGAAGAAGGCGAGGTTCAGATTACCAGCGCACAAGACAAACAAAAAGCAACTTTACAACCTGGAGAGCAAAATCGCTTAAATATACAAACCGGAGAGATGGTTAACAGTAATGTCGATACAAAGCTATATACATCCTGGAAAGAGCAAATTTTAAGATTTGACAACGCAACTTTTTACGAAGTTGTAAAAAAGATGGAGCGTTGGTACGGCGTGAATATCAAGCTTGATCGGGAACTATTCCATGGAGAAAACTATACTTTAACAATAAAGACAGAGAGTTTACGAGAGATGCTTCAACTACTCTCCATAACCGCTCCTATCGAGTACTCAATAAAAGAAGACCATGTAGAAATATCTCAAAAAGTGAATTAG
- a CDS encoding RNA polymerase sigma-70 factor: MNKGDINAFNKLFDLYSSKLYHFSLGYLKSREDSEEVVQDIFCKLWDNRKLIKENHDFKAYLFTIAFNYIKKHFRSKAVINRYMDYTSGTQKSFMEDDVNYPSLKSLVDDLVEKMPEKRRAVFIKSRFEGKSNSDISEELNISKSTVENHLNLALRFLRDNIEKENLTMALFFSLFIQ, encoded by the coding sequence TTGAACAAAGGCGATATTAATGCCTTTAATAAGCTTTTTGATTTATACAGTTCGAAATTGTATCATTTCTCTTTAGGTTATCTGAAATCGAGAGAGGATTCGGAAGAGGTGGTTCAGGATATTTTTTGTAAGCTTTGGGATAACAGAAAGCTGATCAAGGAGAATCATGATTTCAAAGCTTATCTTTTTACAATTGCATTCAACTATATCAAGAAACATTTTCGTTCAAAGGCTGTCATCAACAGATATATGGATTATACTTCCGGGACACAAAAGAGTTTTATGGAAGATGATGTCAACTACCCCTCGCTCAAAAGCCTTGTTGACGATCTTGTTGAAAAAATGCCTGAAAAACGGAGAGCCGTTTTTATCAAAAGTCGCTTTGAGGGAAAAAGCAATTCAGACATATCCGAAGAACTAAATATTAGTAAAAGCACAGTCGAGAACCACTTAAATCTGGCATTGAGATTTCTCCGAGACAACATTGAAAAAGAGAACCTTACAATGGCTCTTTTCTTTTCACTGTTTATCCAGTAG